The stretch of DNA TTTACTCCCTGGCCCAGCTCAAGGCCGATGAAGCACCGGAAGCCATTCTGCAGCTTTCCCAGCTGATGCGGTACATGCTATATGAGTCGGCGGCGCCGCGGGTACCGCTGGACCGGGAGGTGGCCTACGTGCGCACCTACATGGATCTGCAGCGCCTGCGCCTCACCCCTGAGCAGGTAGCTATCAGCTTCATGGTGGAAGGCAACCTCTCTGGCTGTATGATTGAGCCCATGCTGCTGATTCCGTTAGTGGAAAACGCTTTCAAGCACGGTATCAGCGCCCGGCACCCTTCTAAAATTGCCGTGGAGCTGGCGGTGGCGGGGCAGCAGCTTCAGTTTAACGTGACCAACACGCGGTTCCCGGAAGCCAAAGCCGACCACGACCCTAACTCGGGCATTGGGCTGCCCAACGTGCAGCAGCGCCTGGCCCTGCTCTACCCCGACCGCTATACTCTCCAACTAGATCAAACGCCCACTGAGTATTCGGTGGCCTTAACCCTGACCTTAGCCCATGCTCCGCTGCCTGTTAGTTGATGATGAACCTCTAGCCCTGCGCCTGCTCACGAGCTACGTGGAGCGCGTGCCCTTTTTGGAGCTGGTAGGCACCTGCCGCAGCGCTCTGGAAGCCATGACGGTACTCCAACAGGAAAGCGTGGATGTGCTCTTTCTGGATATTCAAATGCCTGACCTCACGGGCGTGGAGTTTGTGCGCACGCTCCGCCCGGAGGCCCTGGTCATCTTCACCACAGCCTACGAGGCCTACGCCCTGGAAGGCTTTAACCTCAACGCCGTTGATTACCTGGTGAAGCCCTTTGCCTTCGACCGCTTTGTGCAGGCTGCCCAAAAAGCCCAGGACCGCCTGCAGGCGCGTCGGCCCACTGAGCCAGTAGCTGCGCCACCCGCGCCAGCACCGGCCGATGATTTCATCTTTGTTAAGGCCGACTATCACACTCAGCGCATCAACCTGCGCGATATCCGCTACCTCGAAGGCCTCAAAGATTACATCAAGATTTACACGGGAGCTGGCAAGCCTGTCCTCACGCTTAACTCCCTGAAAGCCTTCGAAGACCGCCTCCCCTCCCAGGATTTCGTGCGCGTGCACCGCTCTTTCATCATAGCTCTCAGCTGGATCGACTCCATCCGCAAAAACCGCATCTACCTCGGCGAGGCCATCATCCCCATCGGCGACTCCTACGCCGATGCTTTTCACAAGCTCATCGAAGAGCGCAACATGCACTAGTGGTGAAATAGTGAATGCTTGATGAGGTGTATGGAAAAGGACGGCAGCGCAGCCATAGAGTTTATAGTCATAAAGTCGGTTGCAGGCTGTAGACTGCTTAGCAGCGCAAAAGAGACTGAGCTGATGCTTTTTACTTCCTTACGCAATGCGAACCAGTATGGGGTTGGCTGTGCTGCTGCCCTACGGCGTGCTGCTGCCGCTTTTTTCCGTATACCCCACTTCGCATCCACCTATTCACCACTTCACAATTTCACCACTAGTGCCCTGCCTTGCCTCTTCGGAACGCTACAGTATTTCCTTGCCCAACGGCCACCGCTTCCCTATCGCCAAGTATGAGCTCATTCGGGAGCAGCTGCTGTGGCAGGGCATTGCTCCGGCCAGCGACATCTACGACCCAGGCCTAGCCGCCGAAGATGACATCCTACGAGTGCATTCCCCAGACTACTGGTACCGTGTGCGGGACCTACAGCTGACGGCCGCCGAGGTGCGCCGGCTAGGCCTGCCCCAAAGCCCGGAGCTAGTGCGCCGCTCATTGAGCAGCGTGGCCGGTACGGTAGAATCGTCGCGGCGGGCCTTGCGCGATGGTATTGGCATGAGCCTGGCCGGCGGCACCCACCACGCCTTCCGCGACCGGGGCGAGGGGTTTTGCGTGCTCAACGACATTGCCGTAGCTGCCGCCCGCCTGCTCCACCACGGCGAAGCCCGGCAGATTCTGGTGGTAGACCTCGACGTACACCAGGGCGACGGCACAGCCAGCATCTTCCAGAATGAGCCACGCGTGTTCACCTTTTCCATGCACGCCGGTGCTAACTACCCGCTGCGCAAAGAGCAGTCTGACCTTGACATTCCGCTAGAGCTGGGCACCGAGGACGCCACCTATCTGCAGATTCTCGGTAATACGCTGCCGAAGCTCATAGGCCAGGTGCAGCCTGATTTCCTCTTCTTCCAGGCCGGAGTTGATGTGCTGGCTACCGACAAGCTGGGCAAGCTTGCCCTCACCCAGGAAGGCTGCCGCCAGCGCGACGAGCTAGTGCTCCGGCTTTGCCAGCAGCGTCGTATTCCCGTAGCCGTAAGCATGGGCGGCGGCTACTCTGAACGCTTGTCAGACATCGTTGATGCTCATTGCAACACATTCCGGGTGGCCTACGAGGTATTCGGGTGAGTTGAAAGCTAGTAGTCATTCCGAGTGAAGCGAGGAATCTGGGGTCCTAACTCTGTGACAAACCTTACCGCCTTCGCCTCCTTGGTAGGGATAAAGGTGCGTTCTGACAAAGTTGTTGAGGTCGTCTGGCCCCCCCTCTCCCAGAGGGGCAGGGGGTGGGGTTACCCCAGTCACTTACACCCTACCTTTGCTATATGAATCTGCATAACCCCACCACCGACTTACCCGCCGCCAACTCACTGCCCACGCTGGCCCCTGCCGAAGCACCCGGCACCCCAGCGCAGCAGGCGTTTCGGGCGGCCGTAGCACAGGTAGAAGGCTTGCGGCAACGCCTGCAGGAGTTGAAAGTGGAGCAGGCGGAGGCCCGGCGGCGCTACTGGCAACAGGTAGGTCCGGCGGCGGAAGCCGTAGTGAAAGTGCGGCAGCGGCTGTTTGTCCCCCTCGAAGATGCCTTGCTGCTGGGCTTTTTCAGTCGCGCCGAGGAGCATCAGATTACGGCCGTGATTGTGGGCAATGCCCGCTCCCTGCAAGACCGGTTTGGAGAAGATGCCGCCGATATCTTGCGAAAATACGCCCCCCGCCGTCGTGTTGATCTGGAAGACGATGAGGAAACAGCTCCAGCTGTTGAGGCCACCCCCCAGCCCGATATCGACCCTACCTTGCCGCCCCATGAGCAGGCAGCCCAGGCCGCCCGCGCCCGGCGTAAAACCAAAACCCAAAAGGCCCAGGAAGCCGCTGAGAAAGCAGCCCGCGACGAGCAGCAAAGCCTCCTTTCCAACACCAAAACGCTCTATCGCCAGCTAGCCCGCACTCATCACCCCGACCTGGAGCGCGACCCGGCGGCTCAGCAGCAGAAAACCCAACTGATGCAGCGCATCACGGAGGCCTACGAAGCCAACGACCTCTACACCCTGCTTCAGCTGCTCTCTGAGTCGGCGCCCACCTCTGCCACCGATGACACCGTGCTAGCCCGCTACACCCAGGCCCTGCACCAGCAACAAACGGAACTGAAGCAGCAACTCAACGCCCTCAAGTACGGCGACAACGGCTTCTCTGGCAGCACGGGCAAGAAGCGGGAGCAGGAAATCCGCCACCTCAAACGCCACCTGCGCGCCGAGGCTGAGTACCTGGAGCATATCTTCCACCTCATCCAGGAGCCTACTGGCCTACGCGAGGTGTTGAAAGAACTGGCGGCAGAAGGCCACGAGTCGATATAGCCATTCCTCCGCCCTGCCCCTGCTACTTGTTTACCGCGTCATCCTGAGCGGAATGAAAGATGATGTACCGTCTGCACGAGTCGCTCTAGGTCAGTCTTGCTAGTTTGAGAAAACCCTTTGCCCCGCTCAGGATGGCATATTAGTGTGGTGGAGTATTGACCAGGCACGATACGTTGGGTGTGAGTAGCCGCAGATTCTCACTACCTGCGACATCTACTTCCCAAACCAGCAGAGCAGGCTACGTTCCTTCCTGATACAGCGGCGGCACGGGCAGCTTAAATACATCGCGCAGGGCGCGGCTGGCGGCGTGGTAGCCACACATGCCGTGCACGCCCCCACCGGGCGGTGTGGAAGACGAGCACAGGTACAGCCCCGGCGCCGACGTGCGGTATGGTGATGCCCGCAAGGCTGGGCGCGTAAACAGCTGGCCTAGATCGAGTGTGCCCCCGTTGATGTCACCGCCTATGTAGTTGGGGTTGTGCGCTTCCATTCCAGCAGTATCGAAGGTATGCCGGCCGATAATTCGGTTGCGGAAGCCGGGCGCGAAGCGCTCTACCTGGCGTTCAATGGCATCGGTCATGTTCACGCGGGAGCCGTTGGGTACGTGGCAGTAGGCCCAGGCAGTGTGCTTGCCAGCGGGGGCGCGGGTAGCGTCAAACAGGCTCTGTTGGGCCAGTAGCACGAAAGGCCGCTCTGGGTGCTGCCCCTGTGAAATGGCATGCTCCCCGGCCTGAATTTCCTCCAGTGTATTGCCCAGGTGTACGGTGCCGGCCTGGGCGCACTCGGGGGCAGTCCAGGGAATAGGCCCATCCAAAGCCCAGTCAATCTTATACACGCCCCAGCCGTAGCGGTAGCGCCGCAACTGCCACTGGTAGATTGCCGATAACCGGTGACCGGCAATCTGGAGCAGCTGAGCCGGCGTCACGTCAAACAGCACTGCCTTGGCCGATGGTAGTTGACTCAGGCTCTTAATGTACGTGTTGGTTTCTACCTTGCCGCCCAGGGCTTTGAAATGGGCTGCCAGCGCATCGGTAATAGCTTGGGAGCCGCCTTTGGGCAGGGGCCAGCCGTGGCGGTGGGCCGCAATCAGCAGCACTAGGCCAATAGCGGCGGTGGTGGGGTTGGTGAGGGGCTGAATGGAATGGGCCGCCATGCCCGCAAAAAGCCCCCGCGCCTCCTTGGTCCGGAAGCGCCCCGCCAGCATGGTAGCCGGCTGCAGCGCCGATAACCCAAACCTAGCCATATCCAGCGGGTGACGTGGAAAGCTGAGCGGGGCCAGTACATCGGGGGCAAGGCCGGGCCACGCCTGCACCAGCGGCTCAAGCAACTGCTGGTAAGCGCGCGCATCCTGGCCCAGGCTTCGGGCTGTTTCAGCTAGCGAGGCTACTGCCGCCGCAGCCGTGCCATCATCAAAGGGGTGGGCGGCGGCTACCGGGGGCGTAATGTACTCTAGGCCGTATTGGGCCAGCGGCAGCGTCTGAAAATAGGGAGAGGCAGCAGCCAGCGGGTGAATGGCCGAACAGATATCGTGGTGGAAGCCCGGCAGCGTCAGCTCCGCGGTGCGTAGGCCACCTCCCAACGTTTCCTTGCCCTCCAGCAGCAGCACCGACAGCCCCGCTTGCTGCAGTACAATGGCGGCAGCCAAACCATTCGGCCCCGCGCCTACTACTACTGCGTCATACTCTGGCTTATTCATGCAAGAAAATTCAATATTGACGTACTGGCCTAACACCAGAACCCGCGGGTACACACAAGCCGTGGTTATGTAAAGGCATCCTCACACATACGCAGCCGAGGCCTACGGTGCCTGTAGTGAGCTCACTGATTAGTTAAGACAGAAATTCTACCAGCTGCTTTAGCACCCCTGCATCGCGCATAACCCCATTGTGGCCTAGGCCAGTGGTAGGCCTGAAATCCAGATTAGGCCAGCTATTGGCAATTTCCTGTGCTTCAGCAAACGGAATACTCTCATCGTTGAAGTCGTGCACGAGCATGGCCCGATCTGCGGGTAGCGTGTGGCCCATCTGAATCAGGCTGAAGCTTTCGGCATCGCGGCCGTGCTGCTCCTGAATGTACCGATGCATGCGCTGCACCACCGCTTCAGGCAAGTGCAGAAACTGAGCAAACCGCTGGGCTACGGCCGTAGTGCTGCCCGGGGCAGCCAGCAGCACCAGTCGGGGCAGCCGCCCGTTGCCAGCACGGTTAAACTCTACGGGTATGCCGGCGGTAGCAGCGGCGCCCAACGAGTGCGCTACCGCCGCGTACACCTCCCCTACCTCATCGGCTACGGCCTGCACGGCCCGGGCAAAAGCTGGAAGTGTAGTGCGGCGGCCAGCGGAAGCCCCGTGGGCAGGACCATCAAGAGCAACCACCCGAAAGCCAGCCCCCACTAACCCGCGCACCATTACACCCCAGAAGCTAGCCCGGTGTTCCCAACCGTGCACGAGCAGCACTGTGCGCGAGCCCTGAGGGTTCCATTCATAAGCCGCAATGGCCCCGCGCGCTGAGTTTACCCAGAACTGCCGGGCTTCTGCAACAGCAGCGGCCTCCCAGCTTTTTTCAGGCAGCTTTCGTGGGGTTGTAAACAACCGCCAGGCTGCCCCAAACGCCAGCTCAGTGGAGAACCCAGACAGTAAGCGAAACTTCAGACGCAACAGCCGGATGCTACGTGGCACGGCCGTTTGGGTGGCGACTATGGTGGGGTTGCTCATTATAAAGCAAAAGTACACATAGACATTCTGCAACAGGCAGTTACCAGCACTAGTACGGTTTAGCCTGAACGCTACATAGGTACTCCTGGCCAAGATTCACCTCTCATTATATTATTTTATTGAGGATAATTAAGTTTTACTTATACTCACATCCTAAAGTTCACTATTCCCCTTTGCAGCAGCCTTTTCATGCCTTATTCGCATTTAAAATTGGCTTTAAATTTGATAAGGCATTAAATCCAGTTTTAAATCTTGCTCGTACATCGTCTCTTTCGTCTACTTCTCCTTTTTGCATGATTTTAACTTTACCCGCTATACGGGCTCAGTTCTTGGCTAGCCCTTCCTTACTCCGTTTTCAATGGAACACCACTTGCACCAACCCGCAAGCGTTCCGCCAAGGCATGGACTCCGTGGCGCAGCTCATTGAGCAAAAAAACATTCGCCAGGCGCTGGTTGACATGAACGACCTCCCAAGCATGGGCCTCGATGACCAGGCCTGGGTAGCTACTACCTGGTTGCCTCGTGTTGCAAAGGGGGCCGTGCAGCGTGTGGCCTTGGTGCTGCCTATGCACAATATGTACAACCAATTGGTAGTGGAAAGCCTGGTACGCACCGAGCGCGCTTTCATGAATTACGATATCCAGTTCTTCTCCAACACCGCCGAAGCGGCCGACTGGCTTTTAGGTGATGAGCCGCCCATGCTGGCCGCCCTTCATTCTGAATGGCCGTATTCCAACACCGTAAGCAGTGCCTTGGCGAGCTAGCGGAGTGGGCGATAATGCGCTGGCTGTTGCCTGATGAGGGTAGGCGGCATGGTAAAACGTGAGGTGGTTGGCCAACTACTTGTGTGGCTTAGTTGGCAGGATGTGCCGCTGCTTGAGGAATGGAGGAATGGCTGCTAACGGGAAATTCAGAATATAAGAGCAACGCTTCGGCTAAAGGGCTAACGGCTAAATCCACGAACCGCACCCCGTAGTGCAGTTCCGTAGGCGTTTCAATTTCGCGGCGGCCAAGGCCTATCAGGCGCTGCAGCCTACGCGCGTTACGCAGGTCACCAAGGGCCACCGCATCGGCAAAAGCAAAGGCATTGGCAGGAATGCTGTAACCCAGTATCAAGGGCCCGCTGTCAAGGTCGCCGTAACTACTGGTGTAGTTTCCGGCCCGCTCCCGGTACAGCCTTACCAGGCCTAAATTGGTACTGAAGTGCTGCTGATAGCGCGCATATTGCTCTTGGGCAAAAGCAGGGTCAAAGCGGGAGAGAAACCAGATACTCCAGCCCACCATTGAGCCGCGTGGTTCTTCCAGGGGCGCGCCCTGGGTATCAACCTGCGAAACCAACACCCCTGTTTGCGCATCGAGATACTGGTGTTTTGCACGCAGCACCCATTGGCCACCAGCCGCCGCATATTTGCTGCCCGTCAGGCGGCTGTGCAAGGCTAGTGAGGCGAGAGCCGCTGTATTATCAGGTATCCAGCGCAGCTTCGGGTACGACTCCAAACAGCCACTCTTCTCGCGGTTATACCGCCGAAATAGTGCCCCCGATAGCATATTGTGCAGCTTCGTGCGCGCTGCAGCTGGGGCAAGCTCCCGCAGGCAACCCAGCATCAAGTTAAGATGCCCCAGGTACAATACAGAGCCAGTTGTATCAGGGAGGGAGCCATTTACCGCTGCTGGCTCAAACGCGCTGCGCACCGGCAGGGCTAATGCCTGCTCAATGGCAAGGTCAATATACCGGGCGGCTTCTGCCCGAAAAGCCGGCTGCTGCGCCGCCCGGTTGGCAAATGCGTATGCTGAGAACGACAGCGAGAATAATTCCCACTCAGGATTTTGTTGGCCAATGGCTGCCAGCTCAGTATCTGGCCCAGTGCCCTCTTGCAGTACACGCTCCAGGTAGGCCACTCGCTTGTGCTGCTCCTGCTGCGTGGGCGGCTCATACTGCCGCCGCCCCAGCAGCACAAACCCCGCTACTAGCAAGGCCAGTAGGGCAATGCGTTTCCGTGAGTTTATGAGCGAGGCAGCCGTCATTCGGGAGTATAAAAGGTTAGCCTAATCTGGCCAGCACGGCTTCCAGCTGCCGCTCCAACTGAGTTACACGCTCCTCTAATAAGGCGGGTGCCCGCAAGTGGGTACTGAAGCTGCCGTGTACTTCCCAGATTTCGAGCGCGTCGGTAAGTAGTAGATCCTGCACGGGGTAATCGGGGTTGTCGGCTCGTAGTTTGAGCAACCCACCAGTTTGCTGCTCGCTAAGGCGGCGAACCAGCAAGCGGCTTTGGGTTACAAAAGCGTAGAGGCGCCCCATGTGCAGGCGGGGGCTGGCTTTGTCAACGTGGCAGCAAAGCACTACGTCCTGATGGCGTAGGGTGGGCTGCATATCAGCCCCGCTCACCTCAAAAGCCCGCGTAGCTGGCCCTAGGCTATGCGGAAACGTGAGCGTAGTAAGGGCATCAATAAATGTGGTGTCGTGGTGCTGCACAATATACTCCAGAATGCGCGCAGCCGGCACGTAGGGCGTCAGGTGCTGCTGGCGGTCAGCTTCGGCTTGCGGCGCTGAGGCAGGCTCGGCATTTTTTTGCTTATACAGGTCAAAATTGTACAGCTCATTTACGGTTAGCTCTTTCGTAAGTAGCAAGTCTACTGACAAGCCAAAATGTTGAGCAATCTGAATCAGAGTTTCCATTTTCGGCTCCGACCTCCCCTCCTCGTAAGCGCCTACGCTAGGTCTGGCTAACCCAAAAAGTTCGGCAAAAGCGGCCTGACTGAGCTTCTTTACCGTTCTCAGCTTCCGAATGTTTTTTCCAACGTTCGACATATGGCAAAAATATTTTTAGCTCAAACTTTGAGCAATATGTAAACTTTGCTTACAATTGCATCGTAAAGCTACTACATTACTGCCAAGCACCCTGTACAAGCCTCTATTTTTTTGAGCAGGACTAGCC from Hymenobacter taeanensis encodes:
- a CDS encoding LytR/AlgR family response regulator transcription factor, with product MLRCLLVDDEPLALRLLTSYVERVPFLELVGTCRSALEAMTVLQQESVDVLFLDIQMPDLTGVEFVRTLRPEALVIFTTAYEAYALEGFNLNAVDYLVKPFAFDRFVQAAQKAQDRLQARRPTEPVAAPPAPAPADDFIFVKADYHTQRINLRDIRYLEGLKDYIKIYTGAGKPVLTLNSLKAFEDRLPSQDFVRVHRSFIIALSWIDSIRKNRIYLGEAIIPIGDSYADAFHKLIEERNMH
- a CDS encoding phytoene desaturase family protein, translated to MNKPEYDAVVVGAGPNGLAAAIVLQQAGLSVLLLEGKETLGGGLRTAELTLPGFHHDICSAIHPLAAASPYFQTLPLAQYGLEYITPPVAAAHPFDDGTAAAAVASLAETARSLGQDARAYQQLLEPLVQAWPGLAPDVLAPLSFPRHPLDMARFGLSALQPATMLAGRFRTKEARGLFAGMAAHSIQPLTNPTTAAIGLVLLIAAHRHGWPLPKGGSQAITDALAAHFKALGGKVETNTYIKSLSQLPSAKAVLFDVTPAQLLQIAGHRLSAIYQWQLRRYRYGWGVYKIDWALDGPIPWTAPECAQAGTVHLGNTLEEIQAGEHAISQGQHPERPFVLLAQQSLFDATRAPAGKHTAWAYCHVPNGSRVNMTDAIERQVERFAPGFRNRIIGRHTFDTAGMEAHNPNYIGGDINGGTLDLGQLFTRPALRASPYRTSAPGLYLCSSSTPPGGGVHGMCGYHAASRALRDVFKLPVPPLYQEGT
- a CDS encoding alpha/beta fold hydrolase, encoding MSNPTIVATQTAVPRSIRLLRLKFRLLSGFSTELAFGAAWRLFTTPRKLPEKSWEAAAVAEARQFWVNSARGAIAAYEWNPQGSRTVLLVHGWEHRASFWGVMVRGLVGAGFRVVALDGPAHGASAGRRTTLPAFARAVQAVADEVGEVYAAVAHSLGAAATAGIPVEFNRAGNGRLPRLVLLAAPGSTTAVAQRFAQFLHLPEAVVQRMHRYIQEQHGRDAESFSLIQMGHTLPADRAMLVHDFNDESIPFAEAQEIANSWPNLDFRPTTGLGHNGVMRDAGVLKQLVEFLS
- a CDS encoding histone deacetylase family protein, which encodes MRTSMGLAVLLPYGVLLPLFSVYPTSHPPIHHFTISPLVPCLASSERYSISLPNGHRFPIAKYELIREQLLWQGIAPASDIYDPGLAAEDDILRVHSPDYWYRVRDLQLTAAEVRRLGLPQSPELVRRSLSSVAGTVESSRRALRDGIGMSLAGGTHHAFRDRGEGFCVLNDIAVAAARLLHHGEARQILVVDLDVHQGDGTASIFQNEPRVFTFSMHAGANYPLRKEQSDLDIPLELGTEDATYLQILGNTLPKLIGQVQPDFLFFQAGVDVLATDKLGKLALTQEGCRQRDELVLRLCQQRRIPVAVSMGGGYSERLSDIVDAHCNTFRVAYEVFG
- a CDS encoding J domain-containing protein — encoded protein: MNLHNPTTDLPAANSLPTLAPAEAPGTPAQQAFRAAVAQVEGLRQRLQELKVEQAEARRRYWQQVGPAAEAVVKVRQRLFVPLEDALLLGFFSRAEEHQITAVIVGNARSLQDRFGEDAADILRKYAPRRRVDLEDDEETAPAVEATPQPDIDPTLPPHEQAAQAARARRKTKTQKAQEAAEKAARDEQQSLLSNTKTLYRQLARTHHPDLERDPAAQQQKTQLMQRITEAYEANDLYTLLQLLSESAPTSATDDTVLARYTQALHQQQTELKQQLNALKYGDNGFSGSTGKKREQEIRHLKRHLRAEAEYLEHIFHLIQEPTGLREVLKELAAEGHESI
- a CDS encoding XRE family transcriptional regulator, producing the protein MSNVGKNIRKLRTVKKLSQAAFAELFGLARPSVGAYEEGRSEPKMETLIQIAQHFGLSVDLLLTKELTVNELYNFDLYKQKNAEPASAPQAEADRQQHLTPYVPAARILEYIVQHHDTTFIDALTTLTFPHSLGPATRAFEVSGADMQPTLRHQDVVLCCHVDKASPRLHMGRLYAFVTQSRLLVRRLSEQQTGGLLKLRADNPDYPVQDLLLTDALEIWEVHGSFSTHLRAPALLEERVTQLERQLEAVLARLG